GGGTCAATCTCGTCACCTTTGAGCCCCAGGGGGTACCCCCTCCCGTTGTATCGTTCATGATGCTGGGAAATTATTTTCCCCGCCATGTCGGAAAAAACTGAATTTTCCTTGAATAGTTCCAGCCCCTGATCAGGATGCCTCTTCACAACCTCATATTCTTCCTCGGTCAAGAAACCCGGTTTTTTCAGGATCTCATCGGGGGTTTTGGTTTTTCCCAGATCATGAAGCATGGAACCAAGGGCCAGCTTGCAGATCTTGTGACGGGAAAAATCAAGTTTTATACCCATCAACGTGGACAGCACACACACGTTGACGCTATGAGCGAAGGTATAATCGTCGGCCGAGCGGATATCTACCAGGTTGACCACGGTATCCTTGTTGTAAAAAAGCTCATCAATTATCCTGGTTACAATCTTGATCAACCTGTTTTCAAGTTTGCAGATCCGACTCGTGACCCTCCGCCCCGAACCCTCATCATTTACACTGATCATCTGCTTGACGATATGGCATGCCTCCAGGCGGGTCTCTTCGGAAATAACATCCTTGACCACAACGCCCTCCAGACGGTCATCATGTATATAGATATAGCTTACGTCAAGGTCAATAAGGTGCCTGATATAATATGACTTGATCACCACACCCTTGTTCAACA
Above is a genomic segment from Bacillota bacterium containing:
- a CDS encoding HD-GYP domain-containing protein, with the protein product MMRRVAIRQVRPGMVVARPIFGSEGQCLLNKGVVIKSYYIRHLIDLDVSYIYIHDDRLEGVVVKDVISEETRLEACHIVKQMISVNDEGSGRRVTSRICKLENRLIKIVTRIIDELFYNKDTVVNLVDIRSADDYTFAHSVNVCVLSTLMGIKLDFSRHKICKLALGSMLHDLGKTKTPDEILKKPGFLTEEEYEVVKRHPDQGLELFKENSVFSDMAGKIISQHHERYNGRGYPLGLKGDEIDPLAQIVAIADVYDALTSDRPYRKAYQPHEAIEMFSVSGSNHNVEYLRVFLSFIAGYPVGTIVNLSNDESGLVIANTPGYPLRPVVRVLYEGGDLMLPHPAPYELDMTEKLDIVVTGIVDGDYKNKSS